The Osmerus eperlanus chromosome 15, fOsmEpe2.1, whole genome shotgun sequence genome includes a window with the following:
- the rab18a gene encoding ras-related protein Rab-18a, with the protein MDDDVLTTLKILIIGESGVGKSSLLLRFTDDTFDPELAATIGVDFKVKTISVDGNKAKLAIWDTAGQERFRTLTPSYYRGAQGVILVYDVTRRDTFAKLDNWLNELETYCTRNDLVKMLVGNKIDKENHELDRNEGLKFARKHSMLFIEASAKTKDGVQCAFEELVEKIIQTPGLWQSDSQGRGLKLTPQEPGAGGGRCGGYCSLV; encoded by the exons ATGGACGACGACGTACTAACAACCCTAAAAATACTGATCATTGGAGAAAGTGGTGTTGGAAAGTCCAG tcTCCTGCTGAGGTTTACAGATGACACGTTTGATCCAGAACTAGCAGCAACAATTG GTGTCGACTTCAAAGTGAAGACTATCTCGGTGGACGGTAACAAGGCGAAGTTGGCAAtatgg GACACGGCCGGCCAGGAGCGTTTCCGCACCCTGACGCCAAGCTACTACCGCGGGGCCCAAGGAGTCATCCTGG TGTATGACGTCACGCGCAGGGACACCTTCGCCAAGCTGGACAACTGGCTGAACGAGCTGGAGACGTACTGTACGAGGAACGACCTGGTGAAGATGCTGGTGGGGAACAAGATAGATAAG GAAAACCACGAACTGGACAGGAACGAAGGGCTGAAGTTCGCAAGAAAACATTCCATGCTTTTTATag AGGCCAGTGCTAAGACGAAGGACGGGGTCCAGTGTGCGTTtgaggagctggtggagaagATCATCCAGACCCCGGGGCTGTGGCAGAGTGACAGCCAGGGCCGAGGGCTCAAGCTGACCCCCCAGGAGCCCGGTGCTGGGGGGGGCCGCTGTGGGGGGTACTGCTCCCTGGTGTGA
- the LOC134034636 gene encoding protein transport protein Sec61 subunit gamma, with protein MDQVMQFVEPSRQFVKDSIRLVKRCTKPDRKEFQKIAMATAIGFAIMGFIGFFVKLIHIPINNIIVGG; from the exons ATGGACCAGGTTATGCAGTTTGTCGAGCCCAGTCGGCAGTTTGTAAAAGACTCGATAAGACTCGTCAAAAGATGCACAAAACCTGACAGAAAAG AGTTCCAAAAGATTGCTATGGCAACAGCCATTGGATTCGCCATCATGGGCTTCATTGGCTTCTTTGTGAAACTCATCCACATCCCCATCAACAACATTATTGT GGGTGGCTGA